In the genome of Hevea brasiliensis isolate MT/VB/25A 57/8 chromosome 14, ASM3005281v1, whole genome shotgun sequence, the window attcacgttattaccatcttgactattattaaagagatcctcaaaataatttctccatctttctttaatgtcctcatctttcaccaacacttttccttctttatccttaatgcacctaacttgattgaaatcttgacatttcttttctctcctccttgctaatctataaatatctttctccccttctttagtttcaagtttctcatataacttttcaaaggcctgcgcttttgcttgactaactgccttttttgcctctttctttgctacttgtactgttcatatgcctcattattatcacacttaggtaatttcttataccattttctctttctcttgactgccttttgtacttcctcattccaccaccatctctcttttgagggtggtctatgtcctctagactctctaagtacttttctagctacttctctaatctttgatgccatctgtatccacataccattggcctccatatctagcttccatgctTCAGACTTAAGAAGTTCATTGGTATTAGACTCCTAAGTTTGCTTTCAGCTAATGTTTATGTGTGCCAAGAAACTATAAAATTAAGAAGTTTTCATGCATATATTCGTATATAAAACATGTAGATTTGaaagttatatttttaaataagttTTAACATGTTAGGACGATGTATTTGATAAAGAAAGTCTAATTATGAAACCTTCCTTCTTTTATcctcattttaatatttttatagtatTTTCTTACCCTTCACATATGATCGTTCATCcaaaaattatatacatataaggctataaattttctatttttaaacttttatgtaatcaaatttaaatttgCCAATTATATTTACAAATTGAAACCAACTTGAATAATTCACTGGAGTCCACAGTTCTAAGAAGTTGACATTGACTTATTTACAACCACTCAAATTTTTGGTGATAATAGAATGAATATTTTAAAAAACAATTTATGgacttgatttttctttttttacttaTTGCTTGTTCACATTCATTCACTGATTGAACTAATAAGAAGATTTTTTTtatccataaattttaatttaattatacttaattttaatcagctataagcccttacctttttacattagttttagatgaattgacgaaacatatacaagagagtattccttggtgcatgatgtttgcggatgatattgttctgatagatgagacgcgaggagtcaatagaaagctagagctttggagaagtactctagagtcaaagggctttaagttaagtagaacgaagacagaatatatgcattgcaagttcagtgaaggccaaactggtgatagagaaggagttagtttggatggagtggtactgtcccaaagtaatcactttaaatatctaggctcagtcattcaagtagatgggggatgtgaggaggatgttagtcataggattaaagccggatggttaaagtggagacgtgccatgggagttttatgtgatcgcaagattcccaataagttgaaaaagaaattttaccgtacagctatatgaccggctatgttatatggtagtgagtgttgggcactgaagaagtcatatgcgtctaagataagagttgcagagataagaatgttaaggtagatgagtggccatactagactagataaagtccataatgagaatattagagaaaaggtaggagtggtgccaattgaggataagttgagagaagggagattgaggtggtttggtcatatgaagcgtagacatatggaggctccagttagacaagtagagcacattaggttagaggatagaaagaaaaaaaggagtagacctaaattgacttggaggagagtagtacaacatgacctagaaacattacacatttctgaggatttaacccaaaatcgtctagagtgaagaaagcgaatccatatagttgACCCCaaattttgggataaaggcttagttgagttgagttgaatataCTTAAATcatctttaaaattataattaataaaatgtaataGGAAAATAATATAGAGAATTTTGAACCAAAACCACAAAATTAACATTTCTTTAAAAATATCTAATGAAAATGCTGAGGAAAGTTCatcaaaaaattaatattttgtgtCAATAACTTCAAAGTTCACATATCTGTAGTGGAGAATGTCGACGTCAACATTATAATCAGAGAAAGATATTTACTCCCTGCAATAATTCAAGTATAGGACATCGTTGAGAGCAATAATTCAAATCCATACGTCCTGTCAATTATTAATTATGTCTATTTtcaattaatttcattattattttccttttattttattttttaataaacaaaAATCCTAAATatacatttaataaataaattttgatatctctAATGTTACCCACATAGAATATGTTTTAACTTTTATTTAATCCATATTAAAAGTCATAACTTATATGTAATCtgcaaattaattaataatttctggATTCCGATCAACAGTTAGGTCTCGTGTAAGGAATTGTAATGTGGATTTCCTAAACTAATTTAATAATGAGAAATTTAATACAGTCCACAATTCCAATAACTTGAAAGGGATTTTTCTTCTTATCTTAGATATTGTGAATCCTGGGAAACTTTTTTATTTAACATTAGTTGTTCAAAGAGTAGAcatcataattatacatgttaaattttaattttatatatatatatatatatatatatatatatatatatatatatatatatatatatatatatatatatatatatatatttaaaataaattctgAGATAATATTATGTGAAAAATAAATATCGTACagtaataaaaatttcaaaaatgcaTCTTACTAGAGGTGATCAGTACCTACCTAACCAGGCAAAGAACATGGTGTTTTCTTCATATTCTTACCTTAAGCTGAAATGAATTCATCTGTTTCATCCTCCTTTTCTTCTCTTAAGCTGAAATATTCATTGATTGCATCAATAATATCACTACATGCCTTACAATGCAAAACCATTTAAACTTCTCAATtgcataaattattttattttccttcaattgcataaaatattttcattttcttttttttttcacataaaTTGCACTATCATACAattagtattaattttttttacctaGACCGTATCAATCATATATtgaaaatacaaaatttataataaaattcatctattaaatacataaatttcatatatttttgtCTATCGGCTGAGTCTAGGCAACATGTTTGCatctgtttctttttttttttttttttctcctcctttTTCCATAAGAACCCACACGATTGTCCTTAAAGAAATGAGTAGCATCCTTCAAGAGCCTAAATACTTGTTATAGATATTTCCGTAGCATTTTCATCCTCCACACATCTTCGTAATCCTCCCCTTCAAACCTAAAAGTGAAGTCTAGCATTGAGGAGCATGAATGAAGCTTCTTCAATATAAATTTGGATTGCATTTAGACTTTGAGTTGGTGGTACTAAAATATAAAGAATTTATACTTAAATGGAAAGGGATCGTAACTTTTCACACAAAGGATTCAATATTGGAATCGGGAAGTTGTTCTGTTTTTATATCATCAAATAGAGCATCATCTCATGACAGAGTATATGGAACTCTGCTTTTGATTTTATTAGCAAACAGAAAGAATTGCAATAATAACAATAACATCTCCTCTATAGAGAAGAATTGTCTTGCATTTTCCAGCAAAATTAAAGCTTGCTACTCTTTGTTGTGGTTCACATGCATGGGACATGAAATGGTGTTATCACCTATTCTAGAACAGAGTTTATCATatggaattttttttcttttttttttttttatggatgtGAAGTTTTCTTAAAACTACATTCTCATATTTTCCGCAAGTGTTTTGGATCATTTGTTCTTTAATAGAATTGGAAAATTCCCTGTAAATAATCACTTTGAACGTGTTTTCTGTGTGTCCAGCCATCTGGTTCAAGCAAATTTAAGGATCATAATCATGCAAGGATGATGCTTAATTACTTGGAAAACCATTCTAATGGAAATATCACAGAAAAGATGAATGTTTCTTGtaaataattaaaagtttttattCTTTTTCATTTAGAACTCCTGGCTTAATTTCTATTATTTTCCATCTATTTCTATGTCACATAAATGTTAACGACAAAAACAAGTGCAAAGGTCCTAAAGTTTTATCATTTTACAAATCTGCTTTAGCTAAAGTTGATAAAGAAAATGATTTTAGGAGAAAGAGAGGAAAAGGAGCTCACCAACCTTGAATTTTGCAGCTCAGTgattgaaaaagaagaaaaataaattaatgagcATGCAAGTGCCTTTCTTTTTCACATCATTATTCAAAGGAAAGAGGAAAAGGGGGTAGGAATTGAGGGGTCATCATAAGAGGCACCCATTATAAGCATTTCCTGCCAAAGAGATGTTAGTTCAACTCTATATCATCATCATATGATAGCATCTTGGGAGAGCCTTCTTATAAAATGTTTCCATAGCTTTGGGCTTCATAATACTCTTCAATTGTGCCTTACCTTTACTTTCCACTCACTTGAAAACCAATTGGCAGATGCAATTCTCTCTACAGATGTGCTTCTTTTCGATGTGTTTTTCTTAAATATTGCAGAAAGTTGAACgtttgccctttttttttttttttttttttaaatgatgaagCGATCATGGGAAAGCCCCTTGGCATTTTATTGCCATGTGATATGACCCCACAAGTTGTCCTTTAAAGAAATGAAGAGAGTATcaagaaattattattatatttcttttttacAATAATTAACTTTTGAATTAAGAGAGTTGGAAGTGTGTATAAATCTCAAACCCAAGTCTCATACCTTTGATATAAAATCCAAATTTCATGCATATTTGCAATTACTGTCATAACAATTACCGAGAGTGTAGCGATCAATGAGCTTTACCTCAATGATATTGTAATTATATACATAATTACAtcattttaaatttatgtataatcataattaattatataaaaaaaattatcaatagtatagcttcttttctcatgACTTATATATGTTCAATAGACTTTACTATAATTGCATGCCATTTTCTAATTCAATTATTAAGATTCTCCAATCTAATGAACAagtttaaattttttgttttgtGGATAAAAAAGAAGTTTTAAAGTTTTTTGTCTCATTCGAGGAAATAATTTAAATCtttacatattttaattataaatcttaaattattagtttagttatttttaagattaaaatttcaataaaattcccaattaaaagaagaaaagctaaaaacaaaaaatttacaACTTGTAAACTATTAATGCATACTATCATGAACTGTACGTCTTACTTTTTTCTTTTACCCTTTCTTTTATTTCCATTTTACCTATTTTTCCTTATTCTTTGTTTATTAGACAAAAAGTTGGCTTATCAAAACACCAATTTTGACTTAGTGATCTAAAAACAAGTGATCTAATAGTatctaaaatattatttttttctgaAAAGTATTTTTTTAATGCAAAACCTTAATACCAAACAGGCCACAATCGTTCACGACAAAAACAAGTGTAAAGGTCCTCAAGTTTCTTTTCTTATCATTTTTATAAAATCTGCTTTATGAATAGACAAAAGACAAGCCAAAatctaattttaaagaaaattgctTTAATTTGTTGATTAACAATTCACACAAAACGTTAATCTAAATTATATGAAatctattaatatattaatttcaaGAATTAATCACAAGAAACAAACAAACCAATATTTCCATATATGTCCCCACACGTTTGTCCTTTAAATCAATAATgcagaaatataaaatttgttaaGGTGCTCTCCCTGCAATAATTCAAGCACAGGACATGAGTGCTCTTGATTGAGAACAATAATTCAAGTCCATACGACCTGTCACATTAttaattatgtttatttttaattagttttattattatttcccttttattttatttttcatcgtTATAGTTAACAAACAAAAATCCTAAATGTAATCtgcaaattaattaataattattatttatgttcttaatttaattatagtttccgttttacttttttttttttcattattatagttaatatataattattctaaatatccattatttttcctttccccagataataaatatatatatatatatatatatatatatacatattttgaGGGAAACAGTGGCAAGGTTTATCatgttaatatataattattctaaATATCCATTAGTTAAGTTGTTGTTATCTATACTTTGTAGTCTCCTGCTTATTCCTACTTTCCTACTGTATATGAACTAAGTGTAACGTGTACTTACATATATATTATCTAATGCAAACAGAATCATCAAGTTGGACTAATCATAATATGGCATCAGAGCCTTTCATGGCACCATGTCATCCTCTGAAAGTGTTGTTTCTTCTTCAAACAGTTCAACCATGTCACAGCCTTTCCCGAATGTCAATCAATATGGAATACTTTGCCTTAATATAAGAGAATTTTACTTCCTTTCCCCCTCAAATAATTCAGTATTAATTGGATTTTGTTTTCATGGAATCCACACAGTTTGCAATACCAAATAATTCATTCATTAAATCTGTTTTTACCTATTGAATTTTTTACTTGGGCTCCACTTGGTTTGCAGTACGTTACAAACAGAGtggggtctttttttttttttttttacaagaccCCAAACGGTTATCCTTATAGAAATGAATATCTCCTGCAAGAGCCTAAATCCTTTCTATATATATTCCATAGCATTTTCATCCTCCACACTTCTTCATAATCCTTCTCTTCAAACCTTAAACACTTCCCAATTCTGACTTACCTTCACTTTCCACTCACTTGAAAAGTAATGGCAGATGCAATTCTCTCCGGCATTGTTGTGGAAATCATTAAGAAGCTGGGTTCTCGAGTTCTTCAAGAGACTAGGCTCTGGTGGGGTGTCAAAGAGGAGCTTGAGAAACTCAGGAGGACAGTTTCAACCATCCAAGCTGTGCTTCTTGATGCAGAGCAGCAGTACTCGCAGAAGCATCAAATCAAAGATTGGGTTGACTCGCTAAAAGATGCTTTTTACGATGCTGATGACTTACTAGATGAGTTCTCCACAGATGTTTTAGTGAAGCGGATGATGACTGGCAATAAAATGGTGAAGGAGGTACGCCTCTTCTTTTCAAGCTCAAACCCATTTGTTTATGGTCTTAAAATGGCTCATAAGATTGGAAAAGTTAGAAGTAAATTAGATGAGACTGTTGCAAATAGGAAGTTTCACTTAGATGAGATCACAGCTCCTATGGTTGAGGAAAGAGAGCAAACTCACTCATCTTTGCCTCTTGTAGTTGTTGGTAGAGAAGATGATAAGAAGAAAATCATTGATTTTCTTCTGTCTTCTAGTTATGGGGAGAATGTGTCAATCATTTCCATTGTTGGTGTTGGAGGATTAGGAAAGACAACACTTGCTCAACTTGCATACAATGATGTGAGGGTGAAATCATATTTTGAGCTCAAAATGTGGGTGTGTATTTCTGAAAATTTTGATGTAAAAATAGTTGTTGAAAAGATTTTGGAGTCTCTTGATGGTGAGAAGCCTAAAACTCTTGAAATGAATACCTTGAAAGATCTACTTTGGgagaaaattaatgaaaaaaaatatttgctTGTTTTGGATGATTTATGGAATGAGGATTCCAAAAAATGGTTTGACTTGAAAGATTTGTTAGCCAGAGGTGCATGTGGAAGTAAAATACTAGTGACTACGCGTCTTGAAAATGTTGCAAAGATGATAAGATCAGATGAAACAAGTAAATTACAAGGCCTATGTGATGCTGAGTCATGGTTGTTGTTTAGAAAAATGGCTTTCAAGGAAGAGCAAGTAACAAGCGCAAAGCATGAGATAATTGGAAGAGAAATTGTGACAAAATGTGTTGGAGTCCCTTTAGCCATTCGAGCAATAGGAAGTTTATTGTATTATAAAAATGCAATAAATGAGTGGGAATCGTTCAAAGAAAAAGAGTTTTTATATTTGAATGAAGGGGAGATTAATATTATGAAAACTCTTAGGTTGAGTTATGATCATCTCCCTTCTCATTTAAAGTGTTGTTTTGCCTATTGTCGATTATTTCCAAAAGGTTCAAAAATTGACATAGTATATTTGATGAATCTTTGGATGGCACAAGGATTGATTAAattatcatattcaaaacaaagtTTCAGAGATGTAGGCTTAAAATATTTCAAAGATCTTTTATGGAGGTCTTTCTTTCAAGATGTAGAAGAAGATATATTGGGTAATTTAAGGAGTTGTAGAATGCATGATTTGATGCATGATCTTGTCGTGCAAGTAGCAGGAGATGAGAACATTTTATTAAATTCAGATGCAGAACTTGTTGAAGAAGGAATTCGACATGTGTCATTTGATTTTAAAGTTGAGTAATGGCAAAAAGTGGCAAGTTGCTTACCTATTGTGACAAAGGTGCGAACATTTACATCATTCAATTGGTCAAAAATGCATGATATTAAAGAAGTAGAATGTCATGAAATTTTTTCCAAATTAAGTCGTGTAAGGTTATTGAATTTATGTGATTTGGGGATTGAAAAAGTGCCACATTCCATTGATAAATTAAAGCACATAAGATTTCTCGATCTTTCTGAAAATAAAGGCATTGAGTTCCTTCCTGATTCCATAATTAAACTTCAAAACTTGCAAATTCTACGCCTAGTCAACTGTGAAAGGCTTAAACAGTTGCCAAAGCATATCAAAAAGTTGGTCAATCTCCAGCGACTTTTCCTTAAGGGATGTGTTAGTTTGACTCATATGCCACATGGGATTGGTCAACTGACTTCTATTGAGGATTTATCActattcatggtagacaaagataACGGTGTCTCCAAACATGGCGGTGCCCTTAGTGAATTGAGTAACTTGAACAATCTGAGACATATGCTACGGATCATGAATCTACGGTATGTGAAAAATCCAGCATCTGAATTTAAGGCAGCCAATTTGAAAGAGAAGCAACACCTTCAAGCCTTGACATTATCATGGAAATTGGGCGATCCCTATGATAATAATAGTGATAATGGTCCAGATGATGTTGTAAATGATGAAGAAATGTCATTAGAAGAGCTGCGGCCACACCTTAATCTAAAATGGTTGATGGTGTTTGGGTGCGGAAGACTCATGTTTCCAAGCTGGGTTTCTTCCCTCACTAATTTGGTGGTACTTCGAATTGATAACTGCAAAAAATGCCAGCATTTTCCACCGTTGGATCAGTTCCCTTCACTTAAACATTTGACGATTGAGAATTTAACTGATCTGGAGTACATAGAGAGTGGGATTAATTGCGACAATGCATTATTCTTCC includes:
- the LOC110656778 gene encoding LOW QUALITY PROTEIN: putative disease resistance protein RGA3 (The sequence of the model RefSeq protein was modified relative to this genomic sequence to represent the inferred CDS: inserted 1 base in 1 codon; substituted 1 base at 1 genomic stop codon), with product MADAILSGIVVEIIKKLGSRVLQETRLWWGVKEELEKLRRTVSTIQAVLLDAEQQYSQKHQIKDWVDSLKDAFYDADDLLDEFSTDVLVKRMMTGNKMVKEVRLFFSSSNPFVYGLKMAHKIGKVRSKLDETVANRKFHLDEITAPMVEEREQTHSSLPLVVVGREDDKKKIIDFLLSSSYGENVSIISIVGVGGLGKTTLAQLAYNDVRVKSYFELKMWVCISENFDVKIVVEKILESLDGEKPKTLEMNTLKDLLWEKINEKKYLLVLDDLWNEDSKKWFDLKDLLARGACGSKILVTTRLENVAKMIRSDETSKLQGLCDAESWLLFRKMAFKEEQVTSAKHEIIGREIVTKCVGVPLAIRAIGSLLYYKNAINEWESFKEKEFLYLNEGEINIMKTLRLSYDHLPSHLKCCFAYCRLFPKGSKIDIVYLMNLWMAQGLIKLSYSKQSFRDVGLKYFKDLLWRSFFQDVEEDILGNLRSCRMHDLMHDLVVQVAGDENILLNSDAELVEEGIRHVSFDFKVEXWQKVASCLPIVTKVRTFTSFNWSKMHDIKEVECHEIFSKLSRVRLLNLCDLGIEKVPHSIDKLKHIRFLDLSENKGIEFLPDSIIKLQNLQILRLVNCERLKQLPKHIKKLVNLQRLFLKGCVSLTHMPHGIGQLTSIEDLSLFMVDKDNGVSKHGGALSELSNLNNLRHMLRIMNLRYVKNPASEFKAANLKEKQHLQALTLSWKLGDPYDNNSDNGPDDVVNDEEMSLEELRPHLNLKWLMVFGCGRLMFPSWVSSLTNLVVLRIDNCKKCQHFPPLDQFPSLKHLTIENLTDLEYIESGINCDNALFFPSLERLWLLNCPNLKGWRRDASTPQLLQFHCLDYLDIRSCPNLTSMPLIPSVQKLVXASKKSLEDILKMKISVSQSTSSCSSISHSQLKILNIENIKDLEVLPEELLTNPISLQRLYIRYCPRITKVSSALRHLTSLEHLVFLACEELDLSDSEDHSDMPWQYLRSLQGLQLINLNKLASLPKGLQHVPTLRRLLIESCPNLISLPEWIGSLTALQAFGIHECPQLSERCKSKMGADWPKIAHVPNIDIERGWIQVDGIYKL